One Carassius gibelio isolate Cgi1373 ecotype wild population from Czech Republic chromosome B18, carGib1.2-hapl.c, whole genome shotgun sequence DNA segment encodes these proteins:
- the LOC127977153 gene encoding sialic acid-binding Ig-like lectin 13: MKNFLSSILMTLRMFAADLLVFSSILSAAWCQSVLKVSYPKTLNSTSGSCLLIPCLFNISKERENILESSTVTWRRGSLWNLYDKVNFTNAHRQKEPVVKVLGDLRKKNCTSVMRNLNSQHSDRYFFRIQSTTFNTTETTAVNINVSDSLAEPDVTVPVLREGEEVNLTCTAPAPCPSQPPNVNWAPALGGDVTQRTQMNADGTQSVSAILKFIPSFHHHELKVNCVSIHPLHRDDRPLLSHKTVILSVEYPPKKTWISVSGSVWLGNNVTLTCQSNANPPAIHRWFLKRAGVEEELNVSHVFSFTAAQNNTGEYICEAHNRYGAMNSTNQQITVPGITFTAFLSLLAFLLLLIFALLIIMFYRRYKEPIKSVTSQDQDIYANVSAIAVKSQQLQSKPENTCIINPVYTFKQDLPDESIYANY, from the exons ATGAAAAACTTCTTGAG CTCAATTCTGATGACTCTCAGAATGTTTGCTGCAGATCTTCTTGTATTCAGCTCTATTCTATCAG CTGCTTGGTGTCAGTCAGTTCTGAAAGTATCGTACCCCAAAACCCTGAACAGCACCAGTGGCTCTTGTCTTCTGATTCCCTGCCTATTCAACATTTCAAAGGAGAGAGAAAACATTCTTGAGAGTTCGACAGTTACATGGAGACGAGGATCTCTGTGGAATCTCTATGATAAAGTTAATTTCACCAACGCTCACCGTCAGAAGGAACCCGTGGTGAAGGTGCTGGGTGACCTACGAAAGAAGAACTGCACTTCTGTCATGAGAAACCTCAACAGCCAGCATTCAGATCGCTACTTCTTCAGGATTCAATCTACCACCTTCAACACGACTGAAACAACAGCTGTGAATATAAATGTGTCAG ATTCCTTGGCTGAGCCGGATGTAACTGTGCCAGTGCTCAGGGAGGGTGAGGAGGTGAATCTGACCTGCACTGCTCCAGCTCCCTGTCCCAGTCAGCCTCCAAATGTAAACTGGGCTCCTGCATTAGGTGGTGATGTAACACAGAGGACACAGATGAACGCTGATGGGACTCAGAGTGTTTCTGCCATCTTGAAATTCATCCCGTCGTTCCACCATCATGAGCTGAAAGTGAACTGTGTTTCCATTCATCCTCTACACAGAGATGACAGACCCCTGCTCAGCCACAAGACCGTCATCCTCAGTGTGGAGT ATCCACCAAAGAAAACATGGATCTCTGTCTCAGGCTCGGTCTGGCTTGGTAATAATGTGACCCTCACCTGTCAAAGTAATGCCAACCCTCCTGCGATccacaggtggttcctgaagagAGCAGGTGTAGAAGAAGAACTGAACGTCTCACATGTGTTTTCCTTCACTGCGGCACAAAATAACACTGGGGAATACATTTGTGAGGCACATAATCGATACGGTGCAATGAACTCCACAAACCAGCAGATCACTGTCCCAG GCATAACCTTCACTGCTTTCCTCTCACTTTTGGCCTTTTTATTGTTGCTTATATTTGCACttcttattattatgttttacagAAG GTATAAAGAACCAATCAAAAGT GTAACAAGCCAAGATCAGGACATTTATGCCAATGTGTCTGCAATTGCAGTGAAAAGCCAGCAGCTTCAGTCAAAGCCTGAGAATACCTGCATCATTAACCCTGTATACACATTCAAACAGGATCTCCCCGATGAAAGCATCTACGCAAACTATTGA